The Candidatus Deferrimicrobiaceae bacterium nucleotide sequence GCACCGGTGTCGGAATAGTCGAAAACAGCCCTTCTCGCCCTGGCCTCCGCGCTGTCATACTTCCGTCGTCTGAGGTAGTGGGAGATCACGTTAACTTCGTGTTCCGCGAGCCGGTTGCGCAGCTCCGACAGACGTTTGGCAGCGATTTCCGCGTTCGGGCCGGAGGGGGTTTTTTCCAGGAGGAGCTTGTAGGTCCGGATGGCTTCGATGGTTTTCGTCTGGTCCCGGCCGGGTTTCCTCACTTCGCGGGAGAGGAGCTCCCCTTTCCGCAGGAGGGCGTAGGGGACGTTGTCGTTGGCCGGGTACAGGCGCAGGAAATCGTCGTAGGCGACTTCCGCCTCCACGTTGTCCTTGTTTTCCATGCGGGCGTCCGCGAGGGCGAGCTGCGCGCGCGGCGCCAGGGGGGAGGTCGGGAACCGTTCCAGCAGGACCTGGAAATGCTCGATCGCACTGCCGTACTTTTTTTTCGCCAACTGCTGCTGTCCGCGGGAGAACAGGGCCGAATCCGAAAGTCCCGGCTGTTTAGCCAGTTTTTCGGAACAGGAGACGATGAGGAAGGCCGCGGCAAAAAGAATGGCGAGGAGGGTGCGCGTCCGCCGCATGGGGACGACGGTAGTATAGCCATCCGAAAAAGTCAATGTTAGGCTGTTTCCTCTCGAGGCGTTCGAAAGAGAAGGGTCCGGGAGGTGCGGTTCCATGAAAGGCAAGGTCGCGGTGGTGACGGGAGGGTCCCGGGGGATCGGGTTCGCGGTGGCGGCCCGGTTCCTCCGGGAAGGGATGCACGTGGCGGTCCTGGACATCCGGGACGAGGGGGCGGAGCAGTTGGCCGCGGTGGGGCACAAGGCCGGCGCCCGGTTCCTCCAAGTCACGGCCGACGTCTCCTTCTATTCGCAGGTCCTGGAAGCGGGAGAGAAGGTCCGGGAGAAGTTCGGGAGGCTGGACATCTGGGTGAACAACGCGGGGTGGGACCGGATCACCCCGTTCCTTTCCACCGCCCCTCCGGACTGGGAACGGGTCGTGGGGATCAACCTGATGGGGACGGTGCACGGCACGCGCGCAGCCCTCGAGGGAATGCTCGCCGGGGAGGCCGGTGGGGCCATCGTGAATGTCGCGTCGGATGCGGGACGCGTCGGGAGTTTGGGCGAGGCGGTCTACTCCGCCGCGAAGGGAGGGGTGATCGCGTTCACCAAGGCGATCGCCCGGGAGTTCGCCCGCATCGGAATCCGGATCAACTGCGTCTGCCCGGGGCCGACGGACACCCCCCTTCTCGCGGAGAACTTCGAGGGGGAGGAGGGGGCGAAGATCATCGGGGCGATGCTGCGCGGGATCCCCTTCAAGCGACTGGGGACGCCGGAGGAGGTAGCCGCCGCCATCCGGTTTCTCGCTTCCCCGGAAGCCTCTTACATCACGGGACAGGTCTTAAGCGTCAACGGCGGTCTGAACATGGTGGGGTGATCCCTGGCAGACCCCGGGAAGGACTCCCTTGCCCGGGCAAATGCCGTCCTCGATCTCTTCCGGGATTCCCTGAGCGCGGACGTCTGCTATCTCATGGACCGCAACGGGACAACGGTGGCATCCAGCAACCGGACCGCCGCCGACAGCTTCGTGGGGAAGAATTTCTCGTTCCGCCCGTATGGGAGGCAGGCGATCCGGGGCGAGCCGTCCACCGATCTGGCCCTGGGCGTGACCTCGAACGTACGGGGGGTCTACTCCAGCCATCCGGTCCGCGGAAAACGGGGGGAAATCCGATCGGCGTTGTGGTCATCAAGGCCCCCATCGCGCGGATCGAAGAGGAGTTCCGACAGCCGTTCCCGGGTATCGTCCTCCTTGCGGCCCCCAACGGCATCATCTTCGCGTCCAACAGGAAGGAATGGCTCAACCGATCCCTCCGGAAGCTCTCCCCCGGGGAGGCCGAGGATATCGCGCGCACCCAGCAGTTCGGTCCCGGGCCCAGGGAATGGATCGGCCTGAACATCGGGACAGGGAACACTGCGACCAACGGTTCGGGAAGGCAAGCGACGACATCGTGAAGCGGAAGGAGGCGGAGGAGGCTCTCCGCGGGGCCAAGGAGGAACTCGACCGGCATTCCCGGGACCTGGAACGCCAGGTGGGGGAGCGGACGCGGGAAATCGGCAGCATCCTCCGGTACACCCCCGCCGTCGTCTATATCAAGGACAGGGAGGGAAGGGACACC carries:
- the bamD gene encoding outer membrane protein assembly factor BamD, with translation MRRTRTLLAILFAAAFLIVSCSEKLAKQPGLSDSALFSRGQQQLAKKKYGSAIEHFQVLLERFPTSPLAPRAQLALADARMENKDNVEAEVAYDDFLRLYPANDNVPYALLRKGELLSREVRKPGRDQTKTIEAIRTYKLLLEKTPSGPNAEIAAKRLSELRNRLAEHEVNVISHYLRRRKYDSAEARARRAVFDYSDTGALPTLLSLLSEALEREGKKEEAAEVRKSLREKIAGWGERKR
- a CDS encoding glucose 1-dehydrogenase, which produces MKGKVAVVTGGSRGIGFAVAARFLREGMHVAVLDIRDEGAEQLAAVGHKAGARFLQVTADVSFYSQVLEAGEKVREKFGRLDIWVNNAGWDRITPFLSTAPPDWERVVGINLMGTVHGTRAALEGMLAGEAGGAIVNVASDAGRVGSLGEAVYSAAKGGVIAFTKAIAREFARIGIRINCVCPGPTDTPLLAENFEGEEGAKIIGAMLRGIPFKRLGTPEEVAAAIRFLASPEASYITGQVLSVNGGLNMVG